From Insulibacter thermoxylanivorax:
GCATCCGCGTTCTCATCAGCCGCGGAGAAGGTGACTTTGAGATCCGGAGAAATCACCTGCACCCAGGTCTTGCCGGGGATCAGCGGCACCTCTTCGCCGTTGATATACGGTCTGATGATGCCGTCCTTCTGTTCCCATACGATCTCCCGCACCTTGCCCTTCTGGGCAATCCAGCCCTTGCCCGGGCCGTATACATCAATCTCCCGGCGGCCGACATTATCCACTACGCGGTGGGAAGCGGCGATGATCATGATATTCGCCGCTTCAATCTGCTCTTCGCTCTCCTTATCCACGTGGGGTGCTCCTGCCATATAGCGCAGGTACGTCTCCTTCTCAGCATCATATTCATATTCCACATGATAGCCCAGCAGATAGTTGACACGGACTTTCTCCGCGGGTTCCCCGGTCATCACAATATCCTTATCAGCAAAGGGTATCGCCTCCGGCTGATTCCATTCCGTGCGCAGTTTCCGGTTCTCCTGCCCCTTGCGGATCAACTCCATGCTCGTATAAAGGTTGTGCGGTTTAGACCGTTCTTTGCTGCGCCAGAAATAAGCGCCGCCGCCGTAGATCTCATCTAAACGGTCCAATTTCTTCTTCTGTACATATTCGATGGCAGCCGGGCTGTATCCGGCATGGACGATCATCGCGTCCATCCCTTCGGCGATCTGTGCAAAATACGGACGCAAACTGCGCACCGGACCGATGACCTCCGGTTGCTGGCTGTGGAACACAGCAGCGAATCGAGTAATCTCTCCCTCTACCAAGAATTCATAAACGATATCCGCATCGATCAGTCCGCTCTGCGGACGAGCTGCTCTATGATTCTCGATCATCACGAGGATCGGACGAGCTGCCATCTCCTCTTCCGTGCCGATCCCGGTTAATGGATATGTATAGGGATAGACGATCTCCGGTTCAGGCTCAGGTTCTGGTTCGATGATCGGTGCTGGAAGCGGCGGTTCCGGCTCAAGGTCCTCCGTTGGTTGGGGCTGTCCGCAGCCGGCAGCCAAGACGATGAGTGCTAAGCATACGATTAGTACAGCAGGCCATCCTTTCATCCTCGTCACTTGTCTAATTCACCTCATACTCGTTTGTTGATGTCTAGATGATAAAGCCCGGATACCTTCTTCTCTCTCCGGCACCCCATTTCCTTCCTTGAGGGGAAGGTTTTTTGGTCAATCCGGGTACAGAAAGGGAAACCCGAGGACGCTCTTCGAATGTCCTCAGGTTTCCCTTATCTCATCTGCTGTATGGATGATTACTTGTTATTTCTTGACTTTTGGCTCGCTATCCTCGCCATGATTCTCATCAGGTTCATCTTTTTCGCAGTCTTTGCCGCCGTTTGCTGCTCGATCGTCTATTGTTCCGTCATCTGTCTCTCCACCCTGCATGACTTCACGGTCTGCCGCTTCTTCTGGCGCTTCATCCTCATCCTTATACGCCTGCTTGAACACAT
This genomic window contains:
- a CDS encoding DUF3048 domain-containing protein, with product MKGWPAVLIVCLALIVLAAGCGQPQPTEDLEPEPPLPAPIIEPEPEPEPEIVYPYTYPLTGIGTEEEMAARPILVMIENHRAARPQSGLIDADIVYEFLVEGEITRFAAVFHSQQPEVIGPVRSLRPYFAQIAEGMDAMIVHAGYSPAAIEYVQKKKLDRLDEIYGGGAYFWRSKERSKPHNLYTSMELIRKGQENRKLRTEWNQPEAIPFADKDIVMTGEPAEKVRVNYLLGYHVEYEYDAEKETYLRYMAGAPHVDKESEEQIEAANIMIIAASHRVVDNVGRREIDVYGPGKGWIAQKGKVREIVWEQKDGIIRPYINGEEVPLIPGKTWVQVISPDLKVTFSAADENADA